CGCTGGAGAAACCGTCTGGAGAAGATGAAATGAAGAGTACTGTGAGCCCCAAGCCGGCTGAGATCGAGCGCCAGTGGTTCGTCATCGACGGCGCCAACGTGCCCGTCGGACGCCTCTCCTCGACCATCGCCAAGTTGTTGATGGGTAAGGGGAAGCCGTTCTGGGCCCCGCACGTCGACTGCGGCGATTTCGTCATCGTTCTGAATGCCGAGAAGGTCCACCTCTCGGGCACCAAGGAAGAGACCAAGGTCTACTACCGTCATACGACGACGCAGCCCGGCAGCTTGAAGTCCCCCAAGGCCTTCGAAGTCCGCGCCAAGCATCCGACGCGGATCGTCGAGTCGGCGGTGTTCGGCATGCTTCCCAAGACCAAACTCGGGCGCAAGATCCGGAAGAAGCTGAAGGTCTACGCCGGCGCGGAGCATCCGCACCAGGCGCAGAAGCCGTCGGCGTTCGACCTTGCTTCGGTAAAGATGTAGGAGGAGTGAACAAGTGAACCAGGTGCAACCCACCCCATCCACCCAGCCGGTCCAGCCCACCCAGTACTACGGTACCGGCCGCCGCAAGACCTCGACCGCCCGTGTCTTCATGCGCCCCGGCGCCGGTGGACTGGAAGTCAACGGCCGCACCCTCGACGGCTACTTTCCCAACCCGGTGTTGCGGATGGTCGTGCAGCAGCCGCTCGTCCTGACCGAGACGGGGGAGAAGTTCGACATCTTCGTCACCGTCGAAGGCGGCGGCAACTCCGGCCAGGCGGGTGCGATCCGGCATGGCATCAGCCGCGCCCTCCTCGTGTTCGACATCGCGCTGCGCGACCGGCTGAAGAGCGCCGGCCTCCTGACCCGCGATCCCCGCAAGAAGGAACGCAAGAAGTACGGTCAGAAGGGCGCTCGTGCGCGCTTCCAGTTCAGCAAGCGTTGATCAGCTGAGCGCGGCATTGCATCAGATGACGTTCAGCCTGGTTTTCAGACAGATCTAAGGAGAGAGATTCGTGGTCGAAATTTCGATGCAAGAGCTGCTCGAGGCGGGGGTCCACTTCGGCCACCAGACCCGGCGTTGGAACCCGAAGATGAAGCCTTACATCTTCGGCAAGCGCAACGGGATCTACATCATCGATCTGGCGAAGACCCTGAAGCAGTTCCGCGAGGCGGCCGAGTTCGTCTACCGGCTCGGGCAGGAGGGTCGCCGGCTGCTGTTCGTCGGCACCAAGCGCCAGGCCCAGGACGCGGTCGCCGAAGAGGCGCGACGTTGCGGTCAGTACTTCGTGACCCACCGCTGGCTGGGTGGCACGTTGACCAACTTCGTCACCATCCGCCAGTCGGTCGATCGTCTGCTCGAGATCGAGGCCCGGCTGGCCGAAGAG
This genomic window from Thermoanaerobaculia bacterium contains:
- the rplM gene encoding 50S ribosomal protein L13 yields the protein MKSTVSPKPAEIERQWFVIDGANVPVGRLSSTIAKLLMGKGKPFWAPHVDCGDFVIVLNAEKVHLSGTKEETKVYYRHTTTQPGSLKSPKAFEVRAKHPTRIVESAVFGMLPKTKLGRKIRKKLKVYAGAEHPHQAQKPSAFDLASVKM
- the rpsI gene encoding 30S ribosomal protein S9, whose product is MQPTPSTQPVQPTQYYGTGRRKTSTARVFMRPGAGGLEVNGRTLDGYFPNPVLRMVVQQPLVLTETGEKFDIFVTVEGGGNSGQAGAIRHGISRALLVFDIALRDRLKSAGLLTRDPRKKERKKYGQKGARARFQFSKR